AGTACGGTGTGAAGCAGACCTTGATTCGAATTCATTCATTGAAACTCCACCACACATTATCTACATACATTACACGCTTTTCAAAATTGCCTTAGACTATGCATTAGTTTTTGCATATTGCTCTCTATAATATtgggttataaattataatattgtttttggTCGTGGTGTGGCGCCCAGCCACTCCGCAGACACCTATCTTATTCTCATGGGTGGGCCGCCATTTCCATAGTTAGATCTGATCACAATATCGTCTGGCGCCACCACacaataaaagtttaaaattatgtgacAATGTAAttaactattttataataagatatgAGATTGATTTTATGTCGTCTgaggttgatactagatttgaCGTAGGCCAACTCAAcggttaaaataaattttaaaaaaaaaaaaaaaaaaaaagctcataATTGAGTACTTGGCCATAAGCTAAAGATATATTATCCTAAAAACAAACATGTCTTCCAACAAAAGGGTCATACAGTTGGTCGTGCCGTATTtgcacaaaaagattaaaaaagcatCTTTAATTTTATCGATATTTGCATCGcgtaatgctatatattattataaccaTAATTTGTAtttcaatcttttttctttttttttttatttcttattttgggTAATTCCAACTATGCAATTTACGATGGAAAAAGGGGTCCCAGACCCATTTCAATTGTGAAGGGCGTTTTTTGTTCCATAGTTGGGTTTCTCACTGTTCTTTAGGCCCAAGCCCAATGCTATTATAGCCCGAAACAAGTTTTATTACTGTTTTGTTAAAGGCAATACTAGCTCTATATGGGGAGTAatcaattttttagttttttgttaTACGTTCAAAAAGAAATTTccgttattatatttaaataatttgtacaGTAAATTACACATGGGAAGCTACATCACATGTCGACTGACAGCAAAGCAGGACACTACCAGTAAGTCCCAGAAAGCCAAGACAATTTCAACGTATCCATGTGGACATGGATGTCTCCTCTCCcaaaaacatgcatgcaatcaTGTTAGTTATTGGCCATCATTTTTGTTCATGCACTCCCCCACCTTTTTCGGGGCGCAGGGAACaagaatatcattattattgGGATACTGTTATTTTTTTGGtgacattataattattttttttggaaaagatatAACAAGGaattttggattaaaaaaataggGATGCTGTAAATTCATGCCTAAAGAAACGGTCTTCAAAACACCACTTTCTtgcagtctttttttttttttgcatcatTTCTTGCAGTCTTGATTCTtcaagttcaaaaaaaaaataaaaataaaaacagacaAAAACTTTGTGCTTTCCAACCTCTCCACGTCACACGACCTCTTGAGCCCAATCCCCCAAAATACTAGTCGATATATATAATCCAAAGAATAAGTCTAAATGCAGTCGGGGATCTCAAACGGCGCACAGTAGGCTCAGTCAAGCCGCTGACATGGTACCCTTTAAACAACACGGCATCGTTTCATTAATAGGAGAAACGTTACAGAGCTCCCACCCATATCCCTTCGCATATCCTTAGGTTATAGATTTCCCACCCATATCTCTTCGCATTCTCTTGTGCCTCTGTCCATCCATCTCCATTGGAGACTGAATCTCCTCAGCAGCCCGAAGCCTTGGTTTCTTTCAGCACTtcccttattttttatttatttttttagttctaGGGAAACTGCCCCTTGTGGAACTTTATTTTGAAATCTGGGGAAGCTCCAGAAAACATGTAAATGGTCTTATTTCATGCAAGATCTTGTTCTTGTAAAAGCTATGAGGTTAATGTAAGAGATTGCAGCAGGGGCTACTAATTTTCTGTTATTACCTATCCAATTTTCATATTATGCATTTTGGGTCTGTTGTTATTGCTCTCTTGACAAGGTCTTATTCCCCATTGGATTGAGATGTATTTGATCTGAAATAATTACATAGGATGGCCAGaacattttaatataataaatatgcaGTATTTAATCTGAATTACTGACCAGTGATGGGCAGaacattttaaaacaaaaaatatgttGGGTACACATCCTTTCTCCATTAATAGTATCCCTTGTAATGGTGAAACCTGTGTTGTTTAATTTCCAACACAGCAAAACTGAAACCAGTAACAATGCTTTGTCTAAAAGGCcgtaataaaaatcacaaacttataaaaaatgcaTGTTTATATTTAGTAAACGAGTATAACAATCACAGACCAAAACTTACCTTTTCAAAAGATGACCCACACGACACCCACACCAGAGCACCACGAAACCCAAGCTTCAGACCACGAGCACGAATTTTTCAGATCTCAGACCACTTCCAACTATCAGACCAAACTACACGAAATCTTTCTCACACAGATCGTCTCCAGCACACACGTCCGTAGCATAATTTCTGTGAGCGTGACGAGCTCAGTTGCAGAACGAAAAGGCGAAGcggaacctttttttttttagcttttctttCTATTTCAGGTGGTGTTGTCTAATTCGGGATATTGTTTCTATTTCGGGGGCAATATAGGGTTTTCAATTTCGGAGCAATCTAAACACGTGATTGCTGAGTTGGCGACTGCGGGGCAACTGCTTTACCCGACTGTCCGTAGCATTGTTGTAATCCAAATATAGTAGTCTAAAGTTTATTATAAAGGGAAAGcgagttttttttatatgaataattaaaatatactaaGACTTATGCACCTTAATAatgcaaaaattatattatgaatAGTAACTCCAATCACTATATTTTCCATTTATAtataggaaaagaagaaaaattagaataaatttttttttcccgtttTCTTATTCTGGGTTGTGAAATATAATTAAGTAATAAGGTAACATGTTTCACTTCTACCGATATGCATAAtacaatattttgtattaaaagatattttattaaaaattaaataaaatattattattataatataattttttaatattaattttgcaaGAGAAAATTCCAAATCCATTCACGTTATAAGGTTCAGAATTACACTTCACAGAAGAATTACATTCTCataaagaaaattctatatagCATACTACACATCCTActtatattctattaaataagatCTGACGCATTTGTTactattgaatgatcatttattatatgcttctttataattaaataatgataaatgcgtcatattatatatagtgagaTGCAAGTAAGATGATAGTGTagtgtataacattactcttctcGTAAATACCAGACTAATTTTTGCCTTTCTTTAAAAAACTTTTCTGGCAAGATTTTCATGGCACCAACTACGTATGTACCTACTCGCAATTCTTTATAGAAAGTTCATCACCGATATATCCTACCCAGCCGCCACTTCCCAAACccgaaaaacaaattaaaccgCTCCCGAGTGAATTCAAGAGTCATCGGCTTTGGACATTACCGAGAGAAGACTCGGCATAGGCTTAAACACGGCTCTACGCCGCTGCTGGTGCGATGAGGGCCTAATCAGAGCCGACAAGGCTCTCCTCATGATCAAGTCGCCACCCTCCAGTACTCCTCCGAACCTCACCAGTGAATTCTTCATCGCCGACCTCCGAAGAATCAGTCGATGCGACTCCGTTCTCTGTTGATGGCCATGCTTGACGCCATTTGCAGCAGAAGCCTTGTGCATAGAGCATCGAAAAGAGCCGGGGTGCGTCGTAGGAGAACAGGCGCACGCGTTCTTCTTGCTGAACGACACCGCAGTGTTGGCTTGCTTCCTCATAAAGATCAAAGAACGTCCCGGAGAGGTTGGCTGCTCGATGGAAAAACGTACGGAACAAGACGACGAGGCAAAGGAGTAGCGGCGTCCGTACATGTCGGCGGGCTTGGGGGATCGCGTGAAGATGGTCGAAGATCGGGAGGCGAAGGTCGAGCTCGAGGAAGCGAATGCCGAGGAGGATGGGCACCTCGACGGCAACGATCTCTGAAACGCATGAGAATCTTGAACGTTCGATTTGTTTCTTGAAGATGAAGCCATTCTAAGTTCTAACGCCACTCTTAGCGTCAGCGAGCGAGCGAGCGAGCGAGCGAGGGTGAGAGACAGTGCAAATGAAATACTTGGACGGGGGAtcggtataattgtaatttacGAGCTGATTGAAGGGTATTTCTTTAACATTTGAAGCTGCCGAATCCCTCGTTGAATGCCGTTGGTTTAGGGGGTTTAGTcagatgaaaaatgataaaagaatagTGGTACTACGCGGCTCTATTTTGCACTCTCATTTTGACagttctatatttattttttaaaattttaattttatttaataattaaagaaataactattaatatattttcctattttttaaaaatattaaaaaatataaataaaaaaattataaaagagaaTTTTACCTAGGAACGCATCACTCAaattctcaataataaaaagatgTTAGCTTTTTACAGCATATTATACAAGGATAGTGTTACGGCTATTGGGGCTCCCGTTaggccaaattttttttttctatttttgtatttttttttcacatcatttttttaatgtttttaaatattaaaaaaaatataaaaaattcacaataatattaaacaatttttacttaatcactaagaaaaaaaaaaaaaaaactgggagcGAGATCCCCTAGCGGGGGATCTAGCATTTTCCATTATACAATCatgtttcaaaatgatatttcatttttattttgagacgAGGGAGTTTCGAATTCTAGaacttctattttttaatattattttatgaaaatattttcattttaaattatatatatatattatgaaatatgttgTGTCGGTATCCTTACTCATTTATATTGACATTTAATTATtagcttaaaaataaaatgtaaaaagtAGTCTTCAATCATTTTAAGAGTAAATGGTTTTCTTCATCCTGATTTTTGTCTTCTCCTAATCTCACGTGATGGCAAGCCAAATGATTAAACCCACAAATGACGTTATAGAATATATTCTTTATAAAttagaaagaatatatatagagATTAAACCCACAAAAGATTTCACATAATACGTCTTatatactttacaataaaaataactttacaaccTTTTATGTATCCTtaagatttcttttttatatttctttaattttcataatCCCAGTTGCGTTCATATGACACTTCAACTGCATTTGTTCGCTAggacaaatataaaatatataatatacttgaAATATCCTTAGAACTGGCAAAAATTACAGACTGCTGCGTGCTTACAACACGAAACAAGCCAGAATACATTTCTATAATGCGGTATTAATTCTGTGTTCTACAATATACATTATTAAACCAAGTCTCGTCTTCAATCCAGGAAGATTGAAGTTGACAATTGACAAACTTCTCTACAAACAACTACCTACGTCTATATCCCTTGATAAGCATGGCAGCTAATGTAAGTCTTATTTTCAAAAACTGTTTGCCAGTCGCAGCTGCAGCAAACTCTGCATCAAAGGTTGATTGTAGCAAACTCTAGCAATGGTAACTTTGTGTGGGTCTACAACCCACAAAGATGGTCATGCAGCGCTCAAGCAGTTCTCCCAAGTCCCATATTTTGAGCTGAAAGTACCCCCGCCACTCTGCTGTGCATGCTCGGAAATAACCGCTCGAGCACAAACATCCCAAGTCCTTGCTATCTGGCCAAGCGACATGGGTTGTGAAAGGGTTCGTAAAGATATGCTAAACCTCGACTTTGCCTTCACCGAAAGATCTTCATACTTCTTACTGTCAAAGCAGAATATCAAACCCAATTTTGCATGTTAGAGATGAAGGATTTCTCAGATAAATACTTTGACTTTGAGGATAAGGACGGGAAGTACGGATCAAAAATTGGGGTTGAGGAATTCATAAATAATCATATTGAggaaaggtttgaactttgaagtcACTTACAGCATTACGATATCCTGCCATAAAGAAAGGTACAGAAACACAAGGCCCGTGTTTCCACAGAAGAGACAAGGAAACCAATCCACCAAAACTAGGTGATAAATGGATGAAATTATTCCTTTCATGGTAAACCAACAAAATATGAatgacctttttctttttctgaaaaCTTTTTAGGAACCTACAAATGAAATATAGAGGCTctatttcatatcatgttcatttTCTTACAAGGATCAAAAGAAATTGTTATCCTCATTAAGTCCGGGGAAATAAACTTCATATCTTGAATTTATGCCAAAAGCAACGTATAAAAGAAAGGCATAGCAAGAAATTCCGTTACCTGACTTCAACTGGAAATTTGTCCAAGAGAATCGGGGAGCAATTTGGATAATTTGAGGGAACAAGCAATCTTAATGGCTGAATCGGTGACTGCAAAACAGTGAAGTACATATAAACacagaagatactttacatgaaCAAATTTACTTCATGTTTGAAGGTCTGAAAGCCCACCATTTGTGCAGAAGTGTACTGAGATTTCAAGTTTGGACTGAGAGCCACGGCAATGAAAGAGCACTTGACAATGGTTCCTTCACCCTCGTCAGCAGCAGCAGCTGTGGCAGTAAGATCGACATCTTCATCACTGATATCAACAACTGTGTCAATAAGTCCCTGGTTTATCTCCCTTATTTCTTCTAAAAGGGCGGGATTAGCCTGTAACAGGTACcacatgatttatttatactgaAGAAGCCAATATGGGCATGATtaccataaaataaaaacttaacaaGATGGGGGGACTTGGTTTCTTTTCTCATGATGAGAAGAACTAACCGAGAGAAACATGACGGTTACAACAGAACTTACTTGCAGCAGCAAATTTGAAGCAGAAAAAAATTGCCACAAAACAACATAAGTTTGTAGATTCTATGCTACAACTGCATCTAGTCAACATTCATCAATACAAAACTGTATTGCATGTACCCACAAGGGCTCCAAGGAGGTGCATGTGCGTCATCCTTTATTGTGTTAAGAGTTCAAGGCATGGGAAATTAGGGACCATGAGACTCATGCCATATTTTTCTACAGCCTGAGAAATTACTACATTGGCATTCAAGGTGCGCCTTTTTAAGtctctaataaaaaaattctaccaTTCTTTTAGAATTGTGTGAAACAAGCTGAGTTTTATACCTCGATCCTAGGCCTCTTGACACTAGAAGTTGCAGTTGACTCCAGGTCAGACGTCTCTGAACCCATCAGCTGCTTGAAATTATCATTCATACTGCCAGCTGACGAAACAACACTTAAGGGCATGGCACTTGTGTAGCGCCTCATTTTCCTTGTCCCATTGGTTCCATCTTGTGTGATGAAATTTCTTGCTTGGAGGCGGCACTTTGTCATGGCAACCAAATCCTCACCAACAGCAGCCCTGGATCCATTACCTGGTGCTGAACTTGCTATCCTATCAATCATGCTCACAACTGAACCAATGTCACTAACAGAGGCACTCAATGCTTTAGGTGACATTGATTTTACCTGAATTACAATTACAAATAGAATTATATCGTTTATAATCAATGAGAATAGaataagaaaagagaaagggatgTGCACCCTAAACTACCAAATAGGCTTCAATATGCACTTGAGTTAAGATCTGATCCTTAAGATGAATAGATCACAAGGTATAATTTTAACAATCCCTAATGGATGGAGCACCTTGAAAATATTGATAGTTTAGGGTGCGCAATGCAGTTTTTTGTAGTTTATGGTTCGCATTGCAAAAAGGCGGTAGTtagaaaattgtaattaatgAGCAAAGAAAAACAGCagataaaattttcaagttttgtgcTAGAAATATCATCAACTGCCATAAAAGATCATGGTGGGAGAAACAAATATTAACTAACCGCTTTAATTAAACGTTCAAGAGGTTGTTCTGTAATGCTTGACTTTCCAGAAACATTCATCAAAGCATTGCCCAGAGTGCCATCTTGACCAGTAAACTCAGCGAGCAAAGGTGAGGCCGATATCCCAGGGGTGCCAATGGCAAGGGATGGAACTGGTGCTCCCACACCACTTGTCTGTTGGTGCCCAATATTTCCAGCATTTGAGTGTGAAGAAACACCAGAAATAGGTTTCTCAGCATCCCCAGGCATAGGAGAAGGAGCCAAAGGAGTAGAAGGAGATGGGACAACAAAAGGTGAGCTTGCTGATTGCAGAGGTGTTCCAACTTTAGTGAGGGATGATAAGACATTTTGCTGATCAATCTGTGGAGAAGAGTGTTGCAGTATCTGTGGGGACGCAACCTGGAGTTGGGGTGAAGATATAGGAAATGAACCTCCTGATTTTAACTGTTGGTGGGAATAAGCAGCACGCTGGCCTGCAGATAGATGTTGCTGAAAGACCCCTGGCTTAACACCCAACCCCTGTCTCATTTTAAGGTCACTTACATCATTGATTTGATGAATCTGGGAAATTTGGTGTGTATGCAACTGTGCTGCCAGCTGCTGCTTTGGTTGTTGGTGTAACTGTTGCTGATGCTGCTGTTGCtgatgctgctgctgctgctgttgatgctgctgctgctgctgctgctgttgaTGCTGCTGCTGTTGTTGGTGTTGCATTATTTGCTGCTTCTGCATCAATTGATGCTGCATCTGACGCTGATGAATTTGTTGTGCCTGCAGCATTTGCTGTTCCTGCTGTTGTTTCAGATGCTGTTGTTGAAGGATATTGGAATTTGACTGAAGAGGATTGATGTTTGGCTGTAGCCCTTTTAATCCACTCTGCGAGGACAAGGTGCTGACGTTTGCCTGTTGGGAAGAAGTCACAGGGTTTTGTTGTAGAGACCCCATAGCCACCGGCTGTACTTGGCTCATTGTATTGCCCTGTCCTGAGTCCAAATTGGTACCAGGCTGCAATGAGTTCATCATGTTTTGCTGTGTGGTCGAAACCCCAGATAAAGAAGACATAGAATTATGCTGCAAGCTTGTCATACTGTTCTGCTGCATTGTCGCCACAGAACCTTGTAAGCTCATTGATTGCAACTGAGGGTTCATTTGACTTTCATGGGGCTGAATTTGAGTAATTTGAGATTGTGATTGCTGCATGGAGTGCATGTGAGACGGGGGAAGCTGTCCTTGCTGCAGTGAGGAAACAGGCTTCCTGGGCCTGTTTGTGTTTACAACATTTAATATCTGCTTCTCATAGAATACCAACTTCTCCTTACAATTGGGTAATGTATTGCTTTGGGAAACCTGTAAGAATGCAATAATACGCTCCAACATAGCCTTAAACATTTTAAACCGCTCAAGCTGCTCTGACTTTGGTTGTTGTGGGAGAGAATCATGCTGGAGAACAAAAGAATACTAAACATAATAAAGACAAACACTAGCAATGTACACAGATCAAGTTAGAATCATAACAAAGTGATTTCcgatttcctttttcttctttgctttaGGGGGAGGGGGAAGTTCTGAGCTGATTAACCAACTGCTTTTTAATTTCAAGCACTCGTCCACTCCAAAGTGGTTATTAATATTAACATACTTGTTGGGTACCATTGCGACCTTTAAGTATAATCGGCAAGGCTGAATCATGAGTAAGCTCAGTCAATGAATTGCACAAGGAACATTTTGAAGATAAACATACCTGCTGCAATTTTATAGCGATTTTCTGGTACATTTCATTTAATTCAGGCAAGTACGTCTCCTTCAAAGCTTTGATCTGCAACATAATAATAACAAGACAGATTATCAAACTCCAGTCCTTCAGGTTCCATATTATAAAaaacacttttatttatttattgataagtaagagataaatattattgatttgaATGCAATAGACATATCCCGtgtacacatgaagtatacatAAGAACACCTAAACACATTCTAGAAGTGATAGATTAAAGACAGGAAATCATGAACACTGTCCCCGTTTAGTACAATAGCGGAAAACCAAAGCAGTGAAGTGTGGAGAAAAAAGTTCTTCAACACCGTCAAAGTACGTTCCTGGTCTTCAAAGCAGCGCGCATTCCTTTCcgaccaaatacaccacatgatacatagtaggatcatcttccacactgctgCCACTTGATGACAGCCTTGCATCTTCGTCCAACAACCAAACAATTCCACCACTCTcgaaggcataacccaagcaacatcaaccctttgaaaaatctcatctcacaaCTCCCTTGTAACCTCACAATGTAGTAGGAGGTGATCCACagatttttcattctttttacacatataacaccaatccatcactacACACCCCATCTTTCTCAGATTATCCGTGGTCAAGATCTTCTCAAGGGCGGCATTCCATACAAAGAAGGCTACTTTGGAAGGCATACGAGACCTtcaaatgttcttccaaggaaaCAGAGGATGATCTTGTATTGGCAAAATTTTATAGTATGTCTCAACAGTACATTTCTTGTGATTATTAGCCCTCCACTTCAAACGATCACACTGTGCCATAGGAGTCCCCATGGAGTATAGGAGGTTGAGAAAATCTGATAAAACAGATAATTCCCAATCTTGAAAATccctattaaaaagaatattccacTGATGAGAACCATGAAAGAATAACCGCATATCCGACACTGAAGCCTCCCTATTAATAGCAGTACGATAAAGAGCCGGAAAAGCTTTTTCCAATGCATGATCTCCACACCACATCTCCCGCCAAAAACTGATTCGATTGCCTTCCCCAACTACAAATCGAATATGGTTTTCAAACATGACCACCCCCTCCTTATAAACTTCCATAAACCCACACCATACCCCCCTCTCACTTCGTTGGAGCACCAACCACCCCAACCAGCCCCAGGGCATTACCTGTTTTCCTAGTGAGCGTTCAGGGCATTATCATAATTATGTGGCCATGGAGGAGTTCTTCGAGTtcattttttatctagacctcgTGGATCTCCCCCTGGTAGGGGGTGAGTACACTTGGTCTAATGGTAGGGTTTGGTCGAAATTGGATAGATTCCTCGTATCTCCTTTGTGGGAAGCCCACTATCTAGAGGTATGCCAGAAACGGCTAGCTCGAGTTAGCTCAAATCATTATCCTATTCTACTAGATTGTAGGGGCATTCACAGCTGTCGCCAGTactttaagtttgaaaacatgtggctttCAATGGATGGGTTTGTAGAGATGGTGCGTGCTTGGTGGTCTTCGTATCAGTTCACTGGCACCCCAAGTTTTATTCTTGTAGGCAAACTGAAGGTTTTGAAACAAGACTTGAAGAAGTGAAACTTGGAAGTTTTTTACTACATTGACGATCAAAAGACTACCCTTTTGGAGGAATTGCAGGAGTTAGAGGGAAATGAATTATTGGGAGATACCTCAGAGGAGTTGCTTTTGAGGAAGAGCACGGTTTTTGCAAATCTAGAAAGAGTTTTGTTGTTGGAGGAGATTTCTTGGCATAAAAAATTTAGGGTCCTTTGGTTGAAAGAATGTGATAAGTGTACGAAGTACTTTCACAAAGTGGCTAATTCACATCGGTGCAATAACGCTATTGAGT
This genomic interval from Carya illinoinensis cultivar Pawnee chromosome 2, C.illinoinensisPawnee_v1, whole genome shotgun sequence contains the following:
- the LOC122301154 gene encoding mediator of RNA polymerase II transcription subunit 15a-like isoform X17; the encoded protein is MCCYFPGQGPVGAIGGGGGVGEPTMDARDWRTELQPDARQRIVSKIMDTLKRHLPFSTQEGLQELREMAISFEEKTFTAATSQGDYLRKISLKMLPMETKSQNPPANSLPSNSAGNGNRPPDLGQGPVGGIGGGGGVGEPTMDAGDWRTELQPEARQRIVSKIMDTLKRHLPVSGQEGLQELRKIAIRFEEKIFTAATSQGDYLRKISLKMLTMETKSQNPPANSLPPNSTGNGNKPPDPGMSGMQSQLHNQGQPLPIPLSANPSQSRQLLSQNIQNSVSSAGVQATPTLPSALPPASSINQTSIPNAVSQNTNVQNISGTSQNSVGNSMGQGIPSNMFANNPRQMQGRQQVVSQQQQQQQQQSQNPQQYMYQQQLQQHFLKQKFQQANIPHSLVQSHIQQQQNLLQTNQMQSPQQSVMQTSSVMQPSLSGLQQNQQPSIQQATHSMLQQHPPSVLRQQPQQAAVIHPQQAPMQHQSILPPQQPNAANMQQNQLIAQQSVVGDMQQQQRLLGQQNNLQTMQQQQHQQQLMAQQNNFSSMNQQQLGSQSTVSGLQQQLLGAQSVNSSMQTTQHAVHMLPQSKIPVQQPPQQSTSSLLATQVQPSQSQPQPPQQQLMSQIQSQPSQLQQQLGMQQQSNSLQRDMQQRLQASGQPSSTLLQPQNALDQQKQLYQRAVPDTSSTSLDSTSQTGNANGGDWQEVYQKIKALKETYLPELNEMYQKIAIKLQQHDSLPQQPKSEQLERFKMFKAMLERIIAFLQVSQSNTLPNCKEKLVFYEKQILNVVNTNRPRKPVSSLQQGQLPPSHMHSMQQSQSQITQIQPHESQMNPQLQSMSLQGSVATMQQNSMTSLQHNSMSSLSGVSTTQQNMMNSLQPGTNLDSGQGNTMSQVQPVAMGSLQQNPVTSSQQANVSTLSSQSGLKGLQPNINPLQSNSNILQQQHLKQQQEQQMLQAQQIHQRQMQHQLMQKQQIMQHQQQQQHQQQQQQQQHQQQQQQHQQQQHQQQLHQQPKQQLAAQLHTHQISQIHQINDVSDLKMRQGLGVKPGVFQQHLSAGQRAAYSHQQLKSGGSFPISSPQLQVASPQILQHSSPQIDQQNVLSSLTKVGTPLQSASSPFVVPSPSTPLAPSPMPGDAEKPISGVSSHSNAGNIGHQQTSGVGAPVPSLAIGTPGISASPLLAEFTGQDGTLGNALMNVSGKSSITEQPLERLIKAVKSMSPKALSASVSDIGSVVSMIDRIASSAPGNGSRAAVGEDLVAMTKCRLQARNFITQDGTNGTRKMRRYTSAMPLSVVSSAGSMNDNFKQLMGSETSDLESTATSSVKRPRIEANPALLEEIREINQGLIDTVVDISDEDVDLTATAAAADEGEGTIVKCSFIAVALSPNLKSQYTSAQMSPIQPLRLLVPSNYPNCSPILLDKFPVEVSKKYEDLSVKAKSRFSISLRTLSQPMSLGQIARTWDVCARAVISEHAQQSGGGTFSSKYGTWENCLSAA
- the LOC122301154 gene encoding mediator of RNA polymerase II transcription subunit 15a-like isoform X22; the protein is MDTLKRHLPFSTQEGLQELREMAISFEEKTFTAATSQGDYLRKISLKMLPMETKSQNPPANSLPSNSAGNGNRPPDLGQGPVGGIGGGGGVGEPTMDAGDWRTELQPEARQRIVSKIMDTLKRHLPVSGQEGLQELRKIAIRFEEKIFTAATSQGDYLRKISLKMLTMETKSQNPPANSLPPNSTGNGNKPPDPGMSGMQSQLHNQGQPLPIPLSANPSQSRQLLSQNIQNSVSSAGVQATPTLPSALPPASSINQTSIPNAVSQNTNVQNISGTSQNSVGNSMGQGIPSNMFANNPRQMQGRQQVVSQQQQQQQQQSQNPQQYMYQQQLQQHFLKQKFQQANIPHSLVQSHIQQQQNLLQTNQMQSPQQSVMQTSSVMQPSLSGLQQNQQPSIQQATHSMLQQHPPSVLRQQPQQAAVIHPQQAPMQHQSILPPQQPNAANMQQNQLIAQQSVVGDMQQQQRLLGQQNNLQTMQQQQHQQQLMAQQNNFSSMNQQQLGSQSTVSGLQQQLLGAQSVNSSMQTTQHAVHMLPQSKIPVQQPPQQSTSSLLATQVQPSQSQPQPPQQQLMSQIQSQPSQLQQQLGMQQQSNSLQRDMQQRLQASGQPSSTLLQPQNALDQQKQLYQRAVPDTSSTSLDSTSQTGNANGGDWQEVYQKIKALKETYLPELNEMYQKIAIKLQQHDSLPQQPKSEQLERFKMFKAMLERIIAFLQVSQSNTLPNCKEKLVFYEKQILNVVNTNRPRKPVSSLQQGQLPPSHMHSMQQSQSQITQIQPHESQMNPQLQSMSLQGSVATMQQNSMTSLQHNSMSSLSGVSTTQQNMMNSLQPGTNLDSGQGNTMSQVQPVAMGSLQQNPVTSSQQANVSTLSSQSGLKGLQPNINPLQSNSNILQQQHLKQQQEQQMLQAQQIHQRQMQHQLMQKQQIMQHQQQQQHQQQQQQQQHQQQQQQHQQQQHQQQLHQQPKQQLAAQLHTHQISQIHQINDVSDLKMRQGLGVKPGVFQQHLSAGQRAAYSHQQLKSGGSFPISSPQLQVASPQILQHSSPQIDQQNVLSSLTKVGTPLQSASSPFVVPSPSTPLAPSPMPGDAEKPISGVSSHSNAGNIGHQQTSGVGAPVPSLAIGTPGISASPLLAEFTGQDGTLGNALMNVSGKSSITEQPLERLIKAVKSMSPKALSASVSDIGSVVSMIDRIASSAPGNGSRAAVGEDLVAMTKCRLQARNFITQDGTNGTRKMRRYTSAMPLSVVSSAGSMNDNFKQLMGSETSDLESTATSSVKRPRIEANPALLEEIREINQGLIDTVVDISDEDVDLTATAAAADEGEGTIVKCSFIAVALSPNLKSQYTSAQMSPIQPLRLLVPSNYPNCSPILLDKFPVEVSKKYEDLSVKAKSRFSISLRTLSQPMSLGQIARTWDVCARAVISEHAQQSGGGTFSSKYGTWENCLSAA